One genomic segment of Culturomica massiliensis includes these proteins:
- the carB gene encoding carbamoyl-phosphate synthase (glutamine-hydrolyzing) large subunit has translation MKEINKILLLGSGALKIGEAGEFDYSGSQALKAIREEGKYSVLINPNIATVQTSEGVADKIYYLPVTPEFVEKVIEKERPDGILLSFGGQTALNCGVALYKSGVLEKYGVEVLGTPIQAIIDTEDREIFAGKLHEIDVKTPRSIAANNMDEALKAAEVLGFPLIIRAAYTLGGLGSGFCSDIEELKKLAGSAFSYSPQVLVEESLKGWKEIEYEVVRDQYDNCITVCNMENFDPLGIHTGESIVVAPSQTLSNSEYHKLREIAIKIIRHIGIVGECNVQYTLDPNSEDYRVIEVNARLSRSSALASKATGYPLAFVAAKLAMGYGLHEIKNSVTKVTTACFEPALDYIVCKIPRWDLNKFEGVSKLIGSSMKSVGEIMAIGRTFEEVIQKGLRMVGQGMHGFVGNKKEVKDIDEELMNPTDNRIFAIAAAFDKGYSVDKIHNMTKIDKWFLVRLENIHRMKEELSKYTTVRGVMPATLKKAKQMGFSDFQIGRLTIKDDALTAHQKMLKVREYRKELEITPCIKQIDTLAGEYPAKTNYLYATYNGAETDITYEHDGKSVIVLGSGAYRIGSSVEFDWCCVSAVNAIKKAGYRSVMINYNPETVSTDYDTCDRLYFDELSFERVMDIVDLEEPKGVIVSTGGQIPNNLAMRLYGQHVNILGTSALSIDRAEDRQKFSTMCDQLGIDQPRWRELTSIEDIYKFIDEVGFPLLIRPSYVLSGAAMNVVSNREELLHFLELAAEVSKDHPVVVTEFVQQAKEVEIDAVAQDGVVKAYAISEHVEFAGVHSGDATIVFPAQKLYIETIRRIKKIARSIAKELNISGPFNMQFLAKDNDIKVIECNLRASRSFPFVSKVLKYNFVEMATRIMLGEQVEELHKSVFDLDYVGVKASQFSFARLLKADPVLGVDMSSTGEVGCIGENYYEAILKSMLSVGHRIPEKNILISSGPARSKVELLESTKMLINKGYNIFATAGTAKFLAENGIDVTILYWPDEAKEPNIMDYLKNKKIDMVINIPKNLTKRELDNGYKIRRAAVDYNIPLLTNARLASAFIYAICKVDRKDIAIKSWDEYR, from the coding sequence ATGAAGGAAATAAATAAAATATTATTACTGGGGTCCGGAGCATTGAAAATCGGGGAAGCCGGAGAATTTGATTATTCCGGTTCTCAGGCATTGAAAGCCATCCGGGAAGAAGGAAAATACAGTGTGCTGATTAATCCGAATATTGCGACAGTACAAACTTCAGAAGGAGTTGCCGATAAAATTTATTATTTGCCGGTTACTCCGGAATTTGTAGAAAAAGTAATTGAAAAGGAAAGACCAGACGGTATACTTCTTTCTTTTGGAGGACAGACGGCTTTGAATTGTGGGGTGGCTCTGTATAAAAGCGGGGTATTGGAGAAATACGGAGTAGAAGTATTGGGTACGCCGATTCAGGCGATTATTGATACCGAAGACCGGGAAATCTTTGCCGGAAAATTACACGAGATCGATGTAAAAACACCCCGCAGTATTGCTGCCAATAATATGGACGAAGCCTTAAAAGCTGCTGAAGTATTGGGATTCCCTTTGATTATCAGGGCTGCATATACTTTGGGAGGTCTTGGTTCCGGTTTTTGTTCGGATATAGAGGAATTGAAAAAATTGGCCGGAAGTGCTTTTTCATATTCTCCTCAGGTGTTAGTGGAAGAATCTCTGAAAGGTTGGAAAGAGATTGAATATGAAGTAGTGCGTGACCAGTATGATAATTGTATTACGGTATGTAATATGGAAAACTTTGATCCGTTGGGTATACATACGGGAGAAAGTATTGTAGTAGCGCCTTCACAGACATTGAGCAACAGCGAATATCATAAATTGCGGGAAATAGCTATTAAAATTATCCGTCATATCGGTATTGTAGGTGAATGTAATGTACAATATACATTGGACCCGAACTCAGAAGATTACCGTGTGATCGAAGTAAACGCCCGTCTGTCCCGTTCCAGTGCATTGGCATCTAAGGCTACAGGATATCCTTTGGCCTTTGTAGCGGCTAAATTGGCTATGGGATACGGTTTACATGAAATCAAGAATTCCGTTACCAAAGTTACGACGGCTTGTTTTGAGCCGGCATTGGATTATATCGTTTGTAAAATTCCCCGCTGGGATTTGAACAAATTCGAAGGGGTGTCTAAATTGATCGGCTCTTCCATGAAAAGTGTAGGAGAAATCATGGCTATCGGACGTACTTTTGAAGAAGTAATTCAGAAAGGACTTCGTATGGTCGGTCAGGGAATGCACGGTTTTGTTGGAAATAAAAAAGAAGTAAAAGATATCGACGAAGAGTTGATGAATCCGACGGATAACCGGATTTTTGCTATAGCAGCAGCTTTCGATAAGGGATATTCTGTAGATAAGATCCACAATATGACTAAAATCGACAAATGGTTTTTGGTGCGTTTGGAAAATATCCACAGGATGAAAGAAGAGCTGAGTAAATATACGACAGTGCGGGGAGTGATGCCTGCTACCTTGAAGAAAGCGAAACAGATGGGATTTTCCGATTTTCAGATCGGCCGCCTGACAATAAAGGACGATGCTCTTACCGCACATCAGAAAATGTTGAAGGTAAGGGAATACCGTAAAGAATTGGAAATTACACCCTGTATTAAACAGATTGATACATTGGCGGGAGAATATCCGGCGAAAACCAATTACCTGTACGCTACTTATAACGGAGCAGAAACGGATATAACCTACGAGCATGACGGAAAATCGGTTATTGTACTGGGTTCCGGCGCTTATCGGATCGGGAGTAGTGTGGAATTCGACTGGTGTTGTGTAAGTGCTGTCAATGCAATTAAAAAAGCCGGCTATCGTTCGGTAATGATTAATTATAATCCCGAAACGGTAAGTACGGACTATGATACCTGTGACCGTCTTTATTTTGACGAGCTTTCTTTCGAGCGGGTAATGGATATTGTGGATTTGGAAGAGCCGAAAGGGGTCATTGTGTCTACCGGCGGACAAATACCGAACAATTTGGCTATGCGTTTGTATGGGCAGCATGTCAATATCCTGGGTACTTCGGCTTTGTCTATTGACAGGGCGGAAGATCGTCAGAAATTTTCCACCATGTGCGACCAACTGGGAATCGATCAGCCGAGATGGCGGGAATTGACCAGTATTGAAGACATATATAAATTTATAGATGAAGTGGGATTTCCTTTGTTGATACGTCCTTCTTACGTTCTTTCCGGTGCTGCTATGAATGTGGTTTCAAATCGGGAAGAATTGTTACATTTTCTGGAATTGGCAGCAGAAGTATCGAAAGACCATCCGGTAGTTGTAACCGAGTTTGTACAACAGGCTAAAGAAGTGGAAATCGATGCTGTTGCGCAGGATGGAGTTGTAAAGGCCTACGCAATCAGTGAGCATGTCGAATTTGCAGGAGTACATTCTGGAGATGCGACCATTGTCTTTCCGGCTCAAAAATTGTATATCGAAACCATTCGCCGGATCAAGAAAATAGCCCGGTCGATTGCGAAAGAATTGAATATTTCGGGTCCTTTCAATATGCAGTTTCTGGCAAAAGACAACGATATCAAAGTGATTGAATGTAATCTGCGGGCTTCCCGGAGTTTCCCCTTCGTATCCAAAGTATTGAAGTACAATTTTGTGGAGATGGCTACCCGGATAATGCTGGGAGAACAGGTAGAAGAATTGCATAAATCGGTATTTGATTTGGATTATGTCGGAGTGAAAGCCTCTCAATTCTCGTTTGCCCGGTTATTGAAGGCGGACCCTGTATTGGGAGTTGATATGTCTTCTACCGGAGAAGTGGGTTGTATAGGTGAAAACTACTATGAGGCGATCTTGAAAAGTATGTTGTCTGTAGGGCACCGGATTCCCGAAAAAAACATTTTGATTTCATCCGGCCCGGCCCGTTCGAAAGTAGAACTGCTTGAATCAACCAAAATGTTGATAAATAAAGGTTATAATATTTTTGCTACTGCGGGTACAGCTAAATTTCTGGCGGAAAACGGAATT
- the carA gene encoding glutamine-hydrolyzing carbamoyl-phosphate synthase small subunit, protein MQNLKKAQLVLEDGTIFEGTSFGYEQSVSGEVVFYTAMTGYPESLTDPSYKGQILVPTYPMIGNYGVPVDTKQDDLPAFFESDKIHCTALIISDYSFEYSHWNSQKSLGQWLKDQKVPGLFGIDTRALTKKLREHGAMLGKIVFAGQDVDFYDPNKENIVAQVSTSEVKEYGNGKYEVVLVDCGVKYNIIRCLLKRGVKVKRVPWDYDFTSEECDGIFLSNGPGDPAQCEKTIENIRKVLDKNVPIMGICLGNQLMARAAGAETYKLKYGHRSHNQPVVEPGKNRCYITSQNHGFAIDDKTLPVDWEPLFVNVNDGTNEGIRHKNKPFFSAQFHPEASSGPVDTEYLFDEFIKNIEVSKNR, encoded by the coding sequence ATGCAAAATCTGAAAAAAGCACAACTGGTTCTGGAAGACGGAACCATTTTTGAAGGGACCTCTTTCGGATACGAACAGTCAGTATCGGGAGAGGTCGTTTTTTATACGGCAATGACGGGATATCCCGAAAGTTTGACTGACCCGTCCTACAAGGGACAGATTTTAGTACCCACTTATCCGATGATTGGTAATTACGGAGTACCTGTCGATACCAAGCAAGATGATTTGCCGGCTTTTTTTGAATCGGATAAAATTCACTGTACGGCGTTAATTATTTCCGATTATTCATTTGAATACAGTCATTGGAATTCTCAAAAAAGTCTCGGGCAATGGTTAAAAGATCAGAAGGTACCGGGACTTTTTGGTATAGATACCCGGGCTTTGACGAAAAAATTACGCGAACACGGAGCTATGTTGGGCAAAATCGTTTTTGCCGGACAGGATGTCGATTTTTATGATCCCAATAAAGAAAATATAGTAGCACAGGTATCTACCTCTGAAGTGAAAGAATATGGAAATGGGAAATACGAGGTGGTATTGGTAGATTGTGGAGTGAAGTATAATATCATCCGTTGTCTTTTAAAACGGGGAGTAAAGGTGAAACGGGTGCCCTGGGATTATGATTTTACCAGTGAAGAATGCGACGGCATTTTCCTGTCAAACGGTCCCGGTGATCCGGCCCAATGTGAAAAAACGATTGAAAATATTCGGAAAGTCCTTGATAAGAACGTACCTATTATGGGTATTTGTTTGGGAAATCAATTGATGGCCAGAGCTGCGGGGGCAGAAACCTACAAATTGAAATACGGTCATCGCAGTCATAACCAGCCGGTTGTCGAGCCGGGTAAAAATCGTTGTTACATTACTTCTCAAAATCATGGCTTTGCTATTGACGATAAAACTTTGCCTGTCGATTGGGAACCGCTTTTTGTCAATGTAAATGACGGAACGAATGAAGGTATACGTCATAAAAACAAACCGTTTTTTTCCGCCCAATTTCATCCGGAAGCATCCAGCGGACCGGTAGATACCGAATACCTGTTCGACGAGTTTATTAAAAATATAGAAGTGAGTAAAAATCGGTAA
- a CDS encoding arginine repressor: MRNKTKRLLTIRKLIESELISSQEELLFRLKELGVEATQSTLSRDLKFMKVAKIPHKEKGYIYIVPESVNEQREEKISSIITDAILGIDFSGNIAVIKTLPGYANAVTVLIDSENYFEILGTIAGEDTIVIVMREGVSRSQLVEVLTSVHPDMRSLYK, from the coding sequence ATGAGAAACAAGACCAAAAGACTTTTGACTATCCGGAAATTAATTGAATCTGAACTGATCTCTTCCCAGGAGGAGTTGTTATTCCGCTTAAAAGAATTAGGTGTAGAAGCTACCCAAAGTACTCTCTCACGGGATCTTAAATTCATGAAGGTTGCTAAAATACCTCATAAAGAAAAAGGATATATATATATAGTACCTGAAAGTGTAAATGAACAACGGGAAGAGAAAATATCTTCCATTATTACGGATGCTATTTTAGGTATTGATTTTTCCGGTAATATCGCCGTTATAAAAACATTACCGGGTTATGCCAATGCTGTTACTGTATTGATTGACAGCGAAAATTATTTTGAAATATTAGGTACAATTGCCGGAGAAGATACTATTGTTATCGTTATGAGAGAAGGTGTCAGCCGGAGCCAGCTGGTAGAAGTACTCACCTCCGTTCATCCGGACATGCGATCGTTATACAAATAA
- the panC gene encoding pantoate--beta-alanine ligase: MKVIYTKNELFSLIEGYKKEGKCVGFVPTMGALHNGHLSLVKACKNSCDIAVTSVFVNPTQFNDPEDLKRYPRTPEKDAELLKTAGCDLVFMPSVEEIYPEKDTRKFDFGYLETVMEGAKRPGHFNGVGQVVSRLFDIVQPHKAFFGMKDFQQVAIIKNMVNQLKYNIEIIPCPIVREESGLALSSRNALLEEEHKKNAPHIYATLKKARNLVAEMSVADLKKWITEEINNNPYLETEYVEIVDDTTLKVIENWNEKGTKVVCVAVYAGKIRLIDNIIL; the protein is encoded by the coding sequence ATGAAAGTTATTTATACTAAAAATGAACTGTTTAGCCTCATTGAAGGCTATAAAAAAGAAGGTAAATGTGTTGGTTTCGTACCCACTATGGGTGCTTTGCACAACGGACATCTTTCTCTCGTAAAAGCATGTAAAAACAGTTGTGATATAGCCGTGACAAGTGTTTTTGTCAACCCGACTCAATTCAATGATCCAGAAGATTTAAAACGTTACCCACGTACTCCGGAAAAAGATGCTGAATTATTGAAAACAGCCGGGTGCGATCTTGTATTTATGCCTTCCGTAGAAGAAATTTATCCGGAAAAAGATACCCGAAAATTTGATTTCGGTTATCTGGAAACTGTTATGGAAGGAGCTAAAAGACCGGGACATTTCAATGGTGTAGGTCAGGTAGTAAGCCGTTTATTCGATATCGTTCAACCGCACAAAGCATTTTTCGGAATGAAAGATTTTCAACAGGTTGCTATCATTAAAAATATGGTAAATCAATTGAAATACAACATCGAAATCATTCCCTGTCCCATTGTCCGTGAAGAAAGCGGTTTAGCACTCAGTTCCCGAAATGCCTTACTGGAGGAAGAACATAAAAAAAATGCTCCTCATATATACGCTACCTTAAAAAAAGCACGTAACTTAGTCGCCGAAATGAGTGTAGCCGATCTGAAAAAATGGATCACAGAAGAAATCAACAACAATCCCTATCTGGAAACCGAATATGTTGAAATCGTCGATGATACTACACTTAAAGTTATTGAAAACTGGAATGAAAAGGGAACGAAAGTTGTGTGTGTAGCGGTTTATGCCGGAAAAATTCGTTTGATTGACAATATTATACTCTGA
- the panD gene encoding aspartate 1-decarboxylase gives MFIEVVKSKIHKVTVTEANLQYVGSVTIDVALMEAANIIENEKVQIVNVNNGERIETYVIKGERNSGVVCLNGPAARKCAVGDIVIIISYASMDFEEAKQHKPTLVFPDTTTNQLI, from the coding sequence ATGTTCATTGAAGTTGTAAAATCAAAAATTCACAAAGTAACAGTAACCGAAGCAAACCTGCAATATGTAGGCAGTGTTACGATTGATGTGGCTTTGATGGAAGCCGCGAACATCATTGAAAACGAAAAAGTACAAATCGTCAATGTGAATAACGGAGAAAGAATAGAAACTTACGTTATCAAAGGAGAAAGAAATTCAGGAGTAGTTTGCCTTAACGGTCCGGCAGCCAGAAAATGTGCAGTCGGAGACATCGTTATCATTATTTCTTATGCTTCTATGGATTTCGAAGAAGCAAAACAACACAAACCTACTCTTGTATTTCCAGATACAACCACTAATCAGTTGATCTGA